GGGAGGATGTGGTCGAGATGTATGATCTGTATGCAGAGAAGTGTGGGTTTTCGACTAGGCTGGGAACCATTAAGAGGAAGAAAGGAGCCATCACGCATCGTTACATTGTGTGTTCCAACCACGACAAGTCGCAACTTAAAAGGAAGTTCGACACGCTGGATAAGGCATTTCACTTTCCGGGTTTGTGACTGTAAAGCCTGTATACGTGTCAAGTTCGATCAGACCTCGCGTAGTTGGGTTCTGTATCATTTCTAAGAAAACCATAATCATCCAATGGTCCCAATGCACAACATATATCTTACCAAAAAACGGCGGaggttagatttttttttttaccaaagaATTCATCCACCGAGCTAGCCTTAACAAGGTAGGCCCGTCGGTGGCCCATAAACTCCAAGTAAGCCTAAGGGGTGGGCACCACAACGTGAAGGGTACGACAGATGACTGCAAGAATTTCGTGAGGAATGTTCACATGTTCATCGGCGACAGGGACGCGCAATTGGTGATTGAGAAAATGAAAGACCGGGTCGACCACTTACCCAACTACACTTTTAGATATAGCATGGAAAACGACGATATGCGACACATGTTCTGGGCAGATGAAATTTCCAATATCAACTACCAAGCCTTTGGCGATGTCATTGCGTTCGACGCAACTTACCAAACAAACAAGTAAAGCTCATTGCCAATTTAACTCAAGAtggttttttttatattgaaaagCCTGAACCCTTTTTTAATGCATCTCGTACAGGTACAATCTTATTTTCATTTCGTTCATCGGGGTGGACAACAACAAAAGATGCGTCACTTTTGGAGCCGACCTTTTATTCTGCAAGACAATCGAAGTGTACACGTGGCTGCTAACCTCTTTTCTTGAAGCGCAGAACAAGCAGCCTACCCTTGTGCTAACTGACCAAAACCCGACATTGAGACAAGCCGTTGGCGCTGTTTTCACTTAGTCTCTTCATCGTTTGTGCATGTGGCACATCGTGAAGAAATTACCGTCAAAGGTCAACTTGCCACCTTGATATGTTTTATTTTCTTTCCGTTGTAGGCATATTTTTTTCACTACTGCTGTGGTTGTTTGATCTGAAAAAATTGATTAAAAGTatgttttttttctcttttttgcCTCACATGTCCCAAAAATTTTGATGTAAAATATGTTTTTTAAGGTGGCGTGCCTaaacgagtttttttttttttttttttttttttttttttgcccggGGCCACATGTTTCTTGTGTCCAGATTGCAGGTGAGGTCGAAGATAACTCTCAAGTCAGGGCTACCATACATAAACTTGTATGGAACATTTATATAAAACCGTCAACATTCGAGCGTAGGTGGGAAAAGCTGCTGGAGAAGTACGGGCTTGAAAATCATGACTGGCTGAGAGATATGTTCAACAAAAAGGAATTATGGGTCCCGACGTAGTTCAGAGAAATCCCGATGTCTTGTTTGATGAAGACCACCTCACGACGTGAGAGTTCTAACGCGGCGTTTAAGGTAAATTCCTCATGGGCGAACACCCTAGTCCAGTTTTTATTGTGTTACGACGCAACACTGGACTCCCAAAGATACAGGCAGAGGGTTGCGGACTTTAAGGCTGATGACCGCGCACACGAGTTGAAGTCCAGACTGGCAATAGAGAAGCATTGTGCGTTATTGTATTCCCCGACCATTTTCATCAAGGTTCGCAAAGAGATTCTGAAGGGTCTGTTGGACTGTTACACCATGAACGTCGAAGAAGTCGATGGTACGAAGATATACATTGTTACACACATGGACAAGAGGTCTGATGTCGTGAACGATTTCACGGTAATGCACCCGCTTCCCTTTGCTCCCTCCATTTTTTTACCATATTTCGTGTATTTTTTTACGGGTGCGTTTTGATCACCGATACAGGTTAAAGTTGACACAATGGAGGACACCACAACATGCTCCTGTAACTTGTGGTGCCGTATCGGATATCTTTGCAGGTATATTTTCTGCGTCTTCAAGCAGACAAAGGTGGATGAAATACCGGAGAAGTATGTGGTTAGCCGTTGGGGACGTCACGTGTTTCCAGAATCAGTTTTTCATGTGCAGTTATGGGGTAGATCTGTCCCCGCTTTCATTGACCAGGAACAACCTAGTCGATTGTTTCTCCGAGGCACTAGAGGAGGTGGTGGGCGACCGGGCAACGATGGAGGTTTTCGTAGAGAAAATTAAGGCCTGGAAGAAAGAATTGATTGATGATCGCCGCGGTAAAGTAAACGTGGACGTGACAGAAACACAAGTCATGGCAGATATGCTAGGAGTCGTTGTGCAAGGTGACAGAAGTACCCCCGTATCCTGCTCAAACCCTTAAGGCGTACGCAATAAAGGCTGCGACACCAACAAGCGTCTCATTAGGCCTGGGAAGAGGGCTGTCCAGAATCACCAGAAGCCCCCTAATTATGCAAGACCTGCAACCAGTACGTAACCGGGCATGACTCGCAATATGTGAAGggcaatatggtacaaaaaagttgttttggatgaaacttgtaaacatgcccaaacctcagggacgattttagcaatttactctttattttataaaaaaccttaggggctgtttggtagcctcttaatgaccattcagatgctacctcttaatggtttaaaatctctgaatgaataagaggtaacctcaagtctgaatggttaagaggtaacctctgaatggtaaatcatcacatgtcacattcttctaccttctcattgctaaaattcttaatggttccattaagaggtagcctcttattgaccattcagaggctaccaaacagccccttagcatgtgtaggtgtgtgtgtgtgtgtcatgTATGGAGAGATTGAGATAGGAGAAAAGGTGACAACCTCTCAAGGATAAGGTGAAAATAAGCAAATTGAAGGGTGTTGGATTGATGATCAAATGAATGGATCAATATCTATCCTTATAATATAGCGCTAACAAACGTGTGGTAAGTTTTAGATTCTTATCTGGCGACTTTGCAAGTAATGCGAATGTGATTAATCTTTGATTTTGTATGTTAATAAGCATAAATGTTTCTTAGAATCACCAAATAGAACTTTGTTTATGAATGATTTCTAATAATTTAATGTTTTGAGTTGAAACCCACTAGTAGGGGTGGGGGCGATATGTAGTTCAAATATTGATGTATTAGGTTGTATTTAATTGATTCTTGTTAGATGGATTGAGCATGGTATGAAAGTAACTTGATTTTAGTTGTAATTGTTGAATGAAAGCAAGAGGTACGGAGAGTTTAGATGAAGAGCTTGTACATAGGGCTGATTTGGTGTCCGCACGCCacgtgttcgatgaaatgcctagtaTAGGTTATtatgtgaaattgtatgcaagtaatGGATGAACATGTGTAGAATGTGATAATGAAGCAATTGATAGTAAACTAACACAAGGACTGTGTTTTAAATGAAATACACATGGGAATTTAGTTGATTCTATGATTTAGTAAGAAGTATGCATTGGTAGCTTGTACTATATGTTTGAATGATATGGTGCACACTATGTGTTTGTTTTATTACTTAAGTAAGATTATGGAAGTGCGTTATGCTAATTGTGGAGCATATCAAATTACTAGCAAGTATTAAGGTAGAAGTTAAGTTGTACTGGTTTTCTTGGATGGTGTTGTAAAATTGTAGATCATGAAAGTAATAGTATGCATAGAAGAGATTATATGTGGGCATGTAAGCACCTAAGTAATCATAAGGTTATATGTGCCATAAAGCATGTGAGTGTAGTGGATATGGTGTGATTGATAGGATCTAGTATGTCAATATGAATGTATGTTCCTAAAGTTGAAAGCTTATATGCTTGACAATTGACTTTCTgaaaagtcaacagatgtaggaATAGTATGAATAGGTATCCTAACGCGATTGTAAGATGCGGGAAATCATACGATACATGATAAGATTATCATGTGGTATACATCGTAGTAAATTGAATTACTTGAATTGTGAACAATACGATTGTTAATTCATGTCTTATGCAAGTTAATGATTGAACAGTGAAAGTCAATGTAACATAGGAGTTGGAAATGAATGTTAATATGAATGAGCATGCATGGTAACTATGTTGTGAACATGATGGTTTGAAAGGACTATCATGGACTCAATCACAGAAGGCTAGTATGTCAAGAGGAGGCAAGGAAGCTTACCACCAGAACCACCGTCAACAACCTTCATCTCCGACCACTTTTTACCACGACATTCGTCATCACGAACATAACCACTATTGTCATCACCATCAACCTCCACAACATGGCTCACCATAATCACCGCCATTGTGTTTTGTGTACCACTATCGTCATCAGAACCATATTCATTAACCGGAACCACCTTCACATTCCTCATCTTCCACTGTGCATCACCGTCGTCCTTAGTTTAGGGTGAAGTGGCGGTAGGACGGCGGGTGATCGCAGTGGTGGCGGGAGATTTTAGTTCGGTCGTTGTTGGTGAGAGGTAGGTGAAGGGAGGATGTAAAACGAGGTGATTAAGAAAAATGGGGGAGGGGGTAGTATTTTAATGTATGGTTTGATGAAAGAATAAATTACCATTATACCCTTCATACATATACTTCTATTAATGAGTTAATGATTAGTTTTGGAACACCCAGGAGCTCAATTATATCTTTTTTAGAATCAGGGACTGAAATTGTCACTAACAACTTACAACAGGTACTCAAATTGCAGTTTACTcctaaagtttatagaaaaaagaaaaacattgtACTATggagaaaaaaaaaaacgaaaagaaaGTAACACtctgttcccgagttaacttaatgagggataagaaaagaaagcaaaagtgagaaaggaaaggaCGAGAAAGGAAAAATAAAGATGTCTTTCCCACCGTTTCCTCCCAaatcggaaggaaagaaaaattaaagaatttagcCTAGTTTTCGTGTcacttcctttcttttccttccttaaatgaaactcgggaacacgacatgttttattttcctttcttttccttccttaaatgaaactctggaacacaaaatatttttgctttctttttgtttcctttcctttccttcggttagtaaactctggaacacagtgtAAAACAAGGGAAAGGGTTTGGTCAGTCCATTTTACAATTCTATCCTTTTGAAGAACCGAGAGagtgtctgtctgtctgtctgtctgcgCGAACAAGATCAGACCCAATTTTTCATCTCAAATCCACCAAACAAATCGCTTACGATGCTCCTTAATGCCTAATCAAACCTGCAAATGCCACATTACCGTCAACAAATCCGTCAAACGATCCACAAAACCACAATTCAACACACGCTAATCGCCAAAAAAACCGATTCGTTGATGCACTCGTGATTCGAGTCTAGTCCGTACAGATTTCGCTGTTTTGTTCATCTCTCGATCAATTAACGACGAAAATAGAAGCGGAAATGAACGGTAGCGATGCAGATGTTCCGGCAGCTCCGGCGGCTCCGCCACCGGAGCTTGAGTGGAAGTTTTCTCAGGTGTTTGGTGAACGAACCGCCGGTGAAGAAGTTCAGGAAGGTAAATTAGGTTTAAACTTTTGATTTTAGGCGTTTAGGTTAttgttaatttttatttttgttgttgATTTATGTTGTTAAGTGGATCTGTGGAGTTAAGTTAGGGTTTGGATGAAGCATGTGTTGTGTTTATTGGATCGGTGCATTAGTGATTGATTAATGATTACTTGTGATTGATAGAGGTGTTGATCTATAGGAATATAGAGTTTAAAGTTATGAGTGTTTGAAAGCTTTATTTCTCTATGTATTTTCATAGGTTAAAGACAGTgttaggccatccgtagtcataaagccccttgtggggcgttatgcgacacgtgtcgtgacacgtcacacaggggctttatggggcgttatatcactagagcccgtagtcataaagcccctacccatcaatacctaattattaatttttgtttttattaattaattataaaaacactAACTAATTTTGATTGGTCCAAACTTTGAAAACATCCCCATACCGCCGCTATAATACTCGCGCCCCACCCCATTTTTTTCATTCATACCGCCCCTCGTTTCGGTGTTTGGGGGCGTTTTCCGGCGCCATCTTGGGGCATACCGCCCCACTACGTATTGACTTAGGGATTGTAGAGTCCAGGAGAGGATTTTGGTTCATGTACATCTATATAAGTGCAGTATACTTTTTCTAGTTTAACACTTCCGGAATCTTATGATAGGTTGAAAGTCGTATATCCAATCATATAGTTTCCGCATTTGGTGCAATGACATTGTGGGTTGACATTTGCTTTTAGTTATTATTCCTTTGTATACGTATTGCTTGTATGTTAATATAGTATAAATTTTAGAATTAGGGGTGGTTGAAATTGAATGTTTACATACTTTCCACGTGCTTCGACTTGGAACTCAGTTGCAACGTTTTTGGCACCCTTAACAAACAAAGTTGACCCGACAGAAAGACGTTTCACGAGAATCTCCAGTTTCCTTGTGTTTTATGTCATTGCGAATTTCTTTTATATATTTATGTTAATGTTATGGCAACTGTTTATCTCTTCTAGCAATCAGTTACCTCTTTGTTAGCTTTGTTTTTTGTTTAGTTATATGAATCCATATAATCCTTTACTATATATGTATCTTGTTTTTAATTCCGTACATTTTTGTATAATCTCCATTTGTGTTATTGCTGATTTTATAGCCGTATTCAAACTTCAACATATTCTCAGCGACCAAAAGTTTGTGATTGCATTGTCTGACTTATTTGCATTTATTTTCTCAGTTGATATCATCTCAGCAATCGAGTTTGATAAAAGTGGTGATCATCTTGCAACTGGTGATCGTGGGGGCAGGGTGGTGTTATTTGAAAGAACAGATACGAAGGAGGTTTGTGCCAGAATATATTGCATTTTGTTGGTTGAGATTTTCTCACTTTTACAATTTGCTTTCTAAAGTTATGATATTTGTAtatgagtaaaatgtcattttcgtcccttgggtttgaccagttttgcgactttcgtccaaaggtttgttttttcgtatctggatccaaaaggtttgaaatcttgccattttcatccggctcgttaactccatccagtTTTCTTTGTTAAGTCAgaggtattttcgtcttttttgctaacttaaagggcaatttggtctctTTCACTCTATGTAAAAAGACAGAATACCTCtcaaaaagaccaaattgccgtttaggttaacaaaaaagacagaaacACCCCTGgcttaatggagaaaaatggactgagttaacgagccggatgaaaacaGCAAAATTTTAAACCtgttggacgaaagtcgcaaaactggccaaacctcagggacgaaaatggcattttactttttgtatatcttatatttatctTGGTATGTACTCATTTTATTATTTGCTACATTGTGTAGAACGGTGGAAGTAGAAAAGATTTAGAGAAGACTGATTACTCGACAAGTAAGCATCCAGAGTTTCGTTACAAAACTGAGTTCCAGAGCCATGAACCCGAGGTTTCTTTAAACTCCTTATCATGTTTATTTACTAGTTGACGGCTGTAACTTTTGTACTACATCTCCAATTTCTTTTTTTTCCCAGTTTGATTATTTAAAGAGTTTGGAGATTGAGGAGAAAATCAACAAAATAAGATGGTGCCAAACAGCCAATGGTGCTCTTTTCCTTCTGTCGACTAACGATAAAACTATTAAGTTCTGGAAGGTAAGCGCTACAATTAATTTTCACTTAGTTGCATTACTTCTAAGTTCTAACATGCTCATATATCATATATGTAAAATATATAGATTATAGACTTTATTTTGCATTTATggtgttttatttgtattatcaAGTCTAAATCCAAAGAATACCTTTTTGCCATCAGTTTTTGCTATTGATGTTTACATTATCAATCTATCATTAAACAGTTGTGAGCAATTAATCTCTTTAGGGGCTAGCTATTTGTTTACCTctgactgtttgtttcacgagcagatgtctgaatggttcagacatttgcatctgaatggttaagcattatactacgtctgaatggttaagacctctaatctaaattggtcagacatttgtctctgaacggttaagcattatactgtctcttaatggttcagacctctcactggttcaacacttaatggttcagacttcttactggttcagcacttaaccattcagaagttgccaaataGCCCCTTAGACAACATAAACATGTGAAACATGTGATGTTATTCCTTTTTACACTGGATTTTATGATCTTTTCTATTCGCTTCATTTTTTTGTTCTTATTTTGGATGAAATTACATGTGGATATTGCATTATCTCTTCATGTTATACAGGTTCAAGAGAAGAAAATTAAGAAAATTGCAAGCATGAACATGGACCCTTCAAAAGTTGCTGGAAAGAACAATATTGCCAGTTCAAGTGATTCTTCAGTTACTAATTCTTATCTTGTAAACGGGGGATGCAAAGATAAATCTTCCACTAACCTGATCAATGACTTCAAATTTCCTTCTGGCGGCATCCCATCACTGCGTCTACCTGTGGTACTTCTACCCGACTCttgttatatatatgtatatgtgtgtgtgtgtgttatcaCATTCAATTTCAAACCGATTATCATAATGAAGCACAAGTGGTTGTGGAAATCGAATAAATAGTTGCAAATTTGCAATGCAATATATGTTCCTGATCAGTGTTCACCATCTAACTCTTTTTTAATCGAATGAAGttcacggatggtccctgtggtttaccaaaattttggatttggtctctagctttccaaaagttcatggatggtccttgtggtttgcactttgtaacgcatttagtccccagccaaaaatctaaaggttttagcaggtccaagttagggactaaatgcgttacaaaatgcaaaccacagggacccatccatgtacttttggaaaaagccGAGGAcgaaatgtgttacaaagtgcaaaccacagagaccatctgtgtacttttggaaaagctggggactaaatgtgttgcAAAGTGCAAACTAcaaggaccatctgtgtacttttggaaagttagggaccaaatccaaaattttggtaaaccacagggaccatccgtgtccTTTTGCTTTTGCTGTAACCATCTTTTAAGGAACTGATGTGACGCTTTTAAAATTTTGTAGGTTACTTATAATGAGACCAGTCTTGTTCCCAGATGTAGAAGAGTGTACGCTCACGCGCATGACTACCATATCAACTCAATCTCAAATAACaggtttgaatttttttttattttattcttGCAAATAATACGGCTAAGTTTGCTTATAGACAAACATCTGATCTTGTTTGCTTGAATTTCATCTTGCAATTTGGATATGAACATATGATGCACCTTGAAGAGATGCTATCGGTTGATATTAGTGTAGCACGTTGTGTTGTGAATCAggataatattaaaaaaaaacaaagaatcTGATGCCgactttttctttctttctttctttctcattTCTATGCATCAGTGATGGCGAAACATTCATCTCAGCTGATGATCTTCGGATAAACCTTTGGAATTTGGAAATTAGCAATCAGAGTTTCAACATTGTGGATGTCAAGCCTGCCAACATGGAGGATCTTACCGGTACAGCTTTTTAACATGTGTTTGATTTACACTCAATTTAATACATGCTATAGTTATCGGGAAGACGTGCACGGTCCCATCAGGCCTTTTTGCGCCTCAGCaccgttttttcaaaaaaaaaacctatttttGCGGTTTCGTTTTTTCGCGCCTCAGACCGTTTTTGCGCCTAGTCGCACACCGTTTTGTACCTCAGCaccgttttttcaaaaaaacccATTTTTGCGTCTAGGCTACCACCAGGCGCTGTAGGTGCGCCTCGCTGCGCCCGagcgcctaggcgcgcgctttttgcgcttttgacaacatgGATTAACATAAATAAGGGTGTTAAAATTTGCACAAAAACGAGTTCACCTTACACGCCCTGTTTTAACGACACTAACATTTCTTAGCATTAACCATATGTTTATTTATTGGCTTGCTTGCTTGCTTAGTTGTTTATGATATTTATCACGACTCTAaatcatcttttttttttgtttgtgcaGAGGTGATTACATGTGCTGAGTTTCATCCTACTCATTGTAGCACACTAGCTTATAGTAGTTCCAAAGGATCTATTCGTCTCATTGATTTGCGTCAATCCGCATTATGTGATAAACATTCTAAATTGTAAGTGCTTTACTTAAGTTAAGAACAATGGGCTTGTGGGTATCCTGTAACTGTTTAGAAGACATcattaggggtgtaaacgagacgagccgagcccgagcccgagcctgactaggctcgagctcggctcgcaagtaaaacccaaagctcgagctcagctcggctcgagctatttCGAGAACAACCTTAAATGAGCTAAAAGCTTGGCTCGAGCTCTTTTCAACAGCGATTAagcgagccaaagctcggctcaccaatgttatcatcatcattattatattatatatatgaaGAACTAAAATTTTGTTTAGGCTCGTTTGGGCtcacga
The sequence above is drawn from the Helianthus annuus cultivar XRQ/B chromosome 12, HanXRQr2.0-SUNRISE, whole genome shotgun sequence genome and encodes:
- the LOC110894221 gene encoding serine/threonine protein phosphatase 2A 55 kDa regulatory subunit B beta isoform gives rise to the protein MNGSDADVPAAPAAPPPELEWKFSQVFGERTAGEEVQEVDIISAIEFDKSGDHLATGDRGGRVVLFERTDTKENGGSRKDLEKTDYSTSKHPEFRYKTEFQSHEPEFDYLKSLEIEEKINKIRWCQTANGALFLLSTNDKTIKFWKVQEKKIKKIASMNMDPSKVAGKNNIASSSDSSVTNSYLVNGGCKDKSSTNLINDFKFPSGGIPSLRLPVVTYNETSLVPRCRRVYAHAHDYHINSISNNSDGETFISADDLRINLWNLEISNQSFNIVDVKPANMEDLTEVITCAEFHPTHCSTLAYSSSKGSIRLIDLRQSALCDKHSKLFEEQEAPGSRSFFTEIIASISDIKFGRDGRYILSRDYMTLKLWDINMDSGPVSTFQVHEHLRPRLCDLYENDSIFDKFECCLSGDSQRVATGSYSNLFRVFGCASGSTEATTLEASKNPMRRQVQTPSRPSRSLSSITRAVRRGGGESPDANGNSFDFTTKLLHLAWHPSENSIACAAANSLYMYYA